The uncultured Desulfovibrio sp. genome window below encodes:
- the smpB gene encoding SsrA-binding protein SmpB codes for MSKKSSPATIAVNKKARHLYELSDFLEVGISLTGPEVKSLRAGRVNFLDSYVDFRHGEAFVLSLHIAPYANAGYVVQEPDRPRRLLMHAAEIRQYTAKVEQKGLTVVPVSLYFKRGKVKMEIALGRGKKLFDHRDTLKRRAEERDAAREMA; via the coding sequence ATGAGCAAGAAGTCATCCCCCGCCACCATTGCGGTGAACAAGAAGGCCCGCCATCTCTATGAACTGTCCGATTTTCTGGAGGTGGGCATCAGCCTCACCGGTCCCGAGGTCAAGAGCCTGCGTGCCGGCCGGGTCAACTTCCTTGACAGCTACGTGGACTTTCGCCACGGGGAGGCCTTTGTCCTTTCCCTGCACATTGCGCCCTATGCCAATGCGGGCTATGTGGTGCAGGAGCCGGACCGGCCCCGCCGCCTGCTCATGCACGCGGCGGAAATCCGCCAGTATACCGCCAAGGTGGAGCAGAAAGGACTGACCGTGGTGCCCGTGAGCCTGTATTTCAAGCGCGGCAAGGTCAAGATGGAAATTGCCCTGGGACGGGGCAAGAAGCTCTTTGACCACCGCGATACCCTCAAGCGCCGCGCCGAAGAACGCGACGCCGCCCGCGAAATGGCCTGA
- the trmD gene encoding tRNA (guanosine(37)-N1)-methyltransferase TrmD, with protein sequence MPRFHIVTLFPEFFHSPLEAGLMGRAREAGIVSCTLHDPRTFSTSRHHHVDDRPYGGGPGMVMQGEPVAAALRSIASPGRMLLMSPGGRPLTQALARELAREDDLTLICGRYEGLDARLNDLFPLEAVSVGEAVLNGGETAALAVLEAVARLVPGYMGKEASGDEESFSHGLLEYPHYTRPEVLEGLPVPDVLRSGDHGRIARWRREESLRATLLHRPDLLDTAPLDREDAAALASMPRPRAGRNLSFCLVHHPVLLDGKKSGTSSLTNLDIHDIARVSRSYATGPFYVVTPLEEQQALLGAILRHWTGGRNDTDRARALDMVRPALSLDDALAQLEERSGTRPVLLASSAAWPGKKCRLPLLTPRDARDLCSNGPVMLCLGTARGLAAEVLARCDGIMRPIRFLSDNHLSVRSAAAILADRILGDYH encoded by the coding sequence ATGCCACGCTTTCATATCGTCACCCTCTTTCCCGAATTTTTCCATTCGCCCCTGGAGGCGGGCCTCATGGGGCGCGCCCGGGAGGCAGGCATTGTGTCCTGCACGCTGCACGATCCGCGCACCTTCAGCACCAGCCGCCACCACCATGTGGACGACCGCCCCTACGGGGGAGGTCCCGGCATGGTCATGCAGGGCGAACCCGTGGCCGCCGCCCTGCGCTCCATTGCCAGTCCGGGACGCATGCTGCTCATGTCGCCCGGCGGGCGGCCCCTGACGCAGGCCCTGGCCCGCGAGCTGGCCCGCGAGGACGACCTGACGCTCATCTGCGGCCGCTACGAGGGCCTGGACGCCCGCCTCAACGACCTTTTTCCGCTGGAGGCCGTGAGCGTGGGGGAAGCCGTGCTCAACGGCGGAGAAACCGCCGCGCTGGCTGTGCTGGAGGCCGTGGCCCGTCTTGTGCCCGGCTACATGGGCAAGGAAGCCTCGGGGGACGAGGAAAGCTTTTCCCACGGCCTGCTGGAATATCCGCACTATACCCGTCCCGAGGTACTGGAAGGCCTGCCCGTGCCCGATGTGCTGCGCAGCGGCGATCACGGCCGCATTGCCCGCTGGCGGCGCGAAGAATCCCTGCGCGCCACCCTGCTGCACCGCCCGGACCTGCTGGACACGGCCCCGCTGGACCGCGAGGATGCCGCCGCGCTGGCCAGCATGCCCCGCCCGCGGGCAGGGCGCAATCTTTCCTTCTGCCTGGTCCATCATCCGGTCCTTCTGGACGGGAAAAAAAGCGGCACTTCTTCTTTGACAAATCTCGACATTCACGATATAGCCCGTGTTTCGCGAAGCTATGCGACGGGACCCTTCTATGTCGTGACGCCGCTGGAAGAACAGCAGGCCCTGCTTGGTGCCATCCTGCGGCACTGGACCGGCGGCAGAAACGACACCGACCGGGCGCGCGCCCTGGACATGGTCCGCCCCGCCCTGTCGCTGGATGACGCGCTGGCGCAACTGGAGGAACGCAGCGGCACCCGCCCTGTCCTGCTGGCAAGTTCCGCCGCCTGGCCGGGAAAAAAATGCCGTCTTCCCCTGCTGACGCCGCGCGATGCACGCGACTTGTGCAGCAACGGCCCGGTCATGCTCTGCCTGGGCACGGCGCGGGGGCTGGCAGCCGAAGTGCTGGCCCGCTGCGACGGCATCATGCGTCCCATACGTTTTTTGAGCGACAACCACCTGTCGGTGCGCAGTGCGGCAGCCATTCTGGCCGACAGGATTCTGGGCGACTACCACTAG
- a CDS encoding HPr family phosphocarrier protein: MSLSDAIVETPEGLVLSLTLRMRGGLHARPAARLAQEAQRHKAAVTLRAGEASADAKSMLDVLSLALPEEARITLEATGEDAREALLAVAACLDDIRE; encoded by the coding sequence ATGAGCCTGAGCGATGCCATCGTGGAAACCCCCGAGGGGCTTGTCCTTTCCCTGACCCTGCGCATGCGCGGGGGCCTGCACGCACGTCCTGCCGCCCGTCTGGCGCAGGAGGCCCAGCGGCACAAGGCTGCCGTTACCCTGCGGGCCGGCGAGGCCAGCGCCGATGCCAAGAGCATGCTGGACGTTCTTTCCCTGGCCCTGCCGGAAGAGGCCCGCATCACCCTTGAGGCCACGGGCGAGGATGCCCGCGAGGCCCTGCTGGCCGTGGCCGCCTGCCTTGACGACATACGAGAATAG
- the rplS gene encoding 50S ribosomal protein L19 gives MDIIKKIEQENMRMDMPTFRSGDTVKVHLRIVEGEKERIQVFQGNVIRLQRGTTGATFTVRKVSDGVGVERIFPLHSPFIDHVEVIGQGRVRRSRLYYLRALKGKAARIKPRGRF, from the coding sequence ATGGACATCATCAAAAAGATTGAACAGGAAAACATGCGCATGGATATGCCCACGTTTCGCTCCGGCGATACGGTGAAGGTGCATCTGCGTATCGTCGAAGGCGAAAAGGAACGTATCCAGGTTTTCCAGGGGAATGTGATCCGCCTGCAGCGCGGCACCACCGGGGCCACCTTCACCGTGCGCAAGGTGTCTGACGGCGTGGGCGTGGAACGCATCTTCCCCCTGCATTCCCCCTTCATCGATCATGTGGAAGTGATCGGCCAGGGCCGCGTGCGCCGCAGCCGTCTCTACTACCTGCGCGCCCTCAAGGGCAAAGCGGCCCGCATCAAGCCTCGCGGCCGCTTCTGA
- a CDS encoding ComEC/Rec2 family competence protein: protein MRRPPLQAPLLWQSYALCWLLGLIAAAWPLPAGMLLCLLVLLDTRLHPPRHAVRTLLALLLAGAGLLLASHLLRLPPAPAWLASALPTVPAAQRPRLCGTVHSVSGLPGERLRVLLQQVHPQEQPEQPALPGLVAWTWQNPLFTPLPGQTVCLRSAVRPVQGTRNASMQDWGLWWRAQGVHWRLWSRGNGAQARPDGSPSLSGRWRHQIKERFLRALLPEELPPAHRDRWLAAHQGHAVLPALLFGDRYFLDRHVLDQFAAASLLHSLALSGQHLAIAGLLGLVCVLLAGRLWPGLYLHRPRVVLATLAACPPALLYLWLGNAPSSLLRAACMLLAMALSLTILTRRSGSLPEGLHAHLPRSTLDLLATALVVICAAAPLAVFDTGLQLSALCLFAIGISMPLLRRWLPLPRPQREGLPSTPWQRLGQRLKRLGIQGARLLLLSLCIQLVLLPLNVWLFGNAGQWFFLNLLWLPVLGCLVLPGTVLGLLLSLCGLLWPARCILDICALPCQWLVDGLGLLHAHGLLELPALPRPHWTAIPGMLLLCAAAARHFSLEPATVAPCPASPPRGHGRLLLAALVLLSVGPVLALWPRWQRPIRLDVLDVGQAQAVLLHVPGDGWLAAPQRLLVDGAGPLSPFYDPGRRLVAPILLANALPRLHSVINSHPDMDHCGGLIYILRHFRVDALYDNGRQATNRYGRAWNALTRDFPARPLFRGDRLPLGDPTLGLTLEVLHPPRGPEGQRWKGNNASLVLRLVRNGHGLALLPGDAETPALAALLDSGQNLQAEVLVAPHHGSDSAFLPAFYEAVQPRQVLVSCGFLNRYRTPSARLRNWLAQRHIPLRVTASEGQITIRWPGR from the coding sequence ATGCGGCGTCCGCCCCTGCAGGCCCCGCTTCTGTGGCAGAGCTATGCCCTCTGCTGGCTGCTGGGCCTGATTGCGGCGGCCTGGCCCCTACCCGCCGGCATGCTGCTGTGTCTCCTTGTCCTGCTGGACACACGCCTGCACCCTCCGCGGCATGCCGTACGAACCCTGCTGGCGCTGCTGCTGGCCGGGGCCGGTCTGCTGCTGGCCTCCCACCTGCTCCGCCTTCCTCCTGCTCCGGCCTGGCTTGCCTCGGCCCTGCCCACCGTACCGGCTGCCCAACGCCCGCGCCTCTGCGGCACGGTGCACAGCGTCAGCGGTCTGCCCGGAGAACGTCTCCGCGTGCTGCTGCAACAGGTCCATCCTCAGGAACAGCCGGAGCAGCCGGCACTGCCCGGCCTTGTGGCCTGGACCTGGCAAAATCCGCTGTTTACCCCGCTGCCCGGACAGACGGTCTGCCTGCGCAGCGCTGTCCGCCCCGTGCAGGGCACACGCAATGCCAGCATGCAGGACTGGGGCCTCTGGTGGCGCGCCCAGGGCGTGCACTGGCGCCTGTGGAGCCGGGGAAACGGCGCCCAGGCCCGTCCTGACGGCAGCCCCTCCCTTTCCGGTCGCTGGCGGCACCAGATCAAGGAACGGTTTTTGCGTGCCCTGCTGCCCGAAGAGCTGCCCCCGGCCCACAGGGACCGCTGGCTGGCTGCCCATCAGGGCCATGCCGTACTGCCCGCCCTGCTCTTTGGCGACCGCTACTTTCTTGACCGCCATGTGCTGGACCAGTTTGCCGCCGCCAGCCTGCTGCACAGCCTGGCCCTTTCCGGGCAGCATCTGGCCATAGCGGGCCTGCTGGGTCTGGTCTGTGTGCTGCTGGCCGGACGCCTGTGGCCCGGCCTGTATCTGCACCGTCCCCGCGTGGTGCTGGCCACCCTGGCCGCCTGCCCGCCGGCCCTGCTCTATCTGTGGCTGGGCAATGCCCCTTCCTCCCTGCTGCGGGCAGCCTGCATGCTCCTGGCCATGGCCCTGAGCCTGACCATCCTTACCCGGCGCAGCGGTTCCCTGCCCGAAGGGCTGCATGCCCATCTGCCCCGCTCCACCCTGGACCTGCTGGCCACGGCCCTTGTGGTCATCTGCGCGGCCGCTCCCCTGGCGGTCTTTGACACCGGGCTGCAACTGTCGGCCCTCTGCCTGTTTGCCATCGGCATCAGCATGCCGCTGCTGCGGCGCTGGCTGCCCCTGCCGCGGCCGCAGCGCGAGGGTCTCCCGTCCACGCCATGGCAGCGCCTGGGGCAGCGGCTGAAACGGCTGGGCATACAGGGCGCCCGGCTGCTGCTGCTTTCCCTGTGCATCCAGCTTGTGCTGCTGCCCCTCAATGTCTGGCTGTTCGGCAATGCCGGGCAGTGGTTTTTCCTCAATCTGCTCTGGCTGCCCGTGCTGGGCTGCCTGGTGCTGCCCGGTACGGTGCTCGGGCTGCTGCTCTCCCTGTGCGGCCTGCTGTGGCCCGCCCGGTGCATCCTGGATATCTGCGCCCTGCCCTGCCAGTGGCTGGTGGATGGTCTGGGATTGCTGCATGCCCATGGTCTGCTGGAGCTGCCAGCCCTGCCGCGGCCGCACTGGACGGCCATTCCCGGCATGCTGCTGCTGTGCGCGGCAGCGGCCCGGCATTTTTCGCTGGAACCGGCGACGGTTGCCCCCTGCCCGGCGAGTCCGCCGCGGGGGCATGGCCGTCTGCTGCTGGCGGCGCTTGTGCTGCTGTCCGTGGGGCCGGTGCTGGCGCTGTGGCCCCGCTGGCAGCGCCCCATACGTCTGGATGTGCTGGATGTGGGACAGGCCCAGGCTGTGCTGCTGCATGTTCCCGGCGACGGATGGCTGGCCGCGCCGCAGCGCCTGCTGGTGGACGGGGCCGGCCCGCTTTCGCCCTTCTACGATCCGGGCCGACGCCTGGTGGCGCCCATACTGCTGGCCAATGCCCTGCCCCGGCTGCACAGCGTCATCAACAGTCATCCCGACATGGACCACTGCGGCGGACTGATCTACATTCTGCGCCATTTCCGCGTGGACGCCCTGTATGACAACGGCCGGCAGGCCACCAACCGTTACGGCCGGGCATGGAATGCCCTGACCCGGGACTTTCCTGCCCGCCCCCTGTTCCGGGGAGACCGCCTGCCGCTGGGCGACCCGACCCTGGGTCTGACTCTGGAAGTGCTCCACCCGCCGCGCGGCCCGGAAGGACAACGCTGGAAGGGCAATAATGCTTCGCTGGTGCTGCGCCTTGTGCGCAACGGGCACGGCCTTGCCCTGCTGCCCGGCGATGCGGAAACACCGGCACTGGCGGCCCTGCTGGACAGCGGGCAGAATCTCCAGGCCGAAGTGCTGGTGGCGCCCCATCACGGCAGCGACAGCGCCTTTCTGCCGGCCTTCTACGAGGCGGTGCAGCCCCGTCAGGTGCTGGTGAGCTGCGGCTTCCTCAACCGCTACCGCACGCCCTCTGCCCGTCTGCGGAACTGGCTGGCACAGCGGCACATTCCCCTGCGGGTCACGGCCAGCGAGGGACAGATTACCATACGCTGGCCCGGCCGCTGA
- a CDS encoding YraN family protein, whose protein sequence is MLKPPAQAATSAAQARAALGQRGEAAAAALLQRRGYVLLDQNWRQGRLELDIVCRDGDTLVFVEVKSRRAHTQAGPADAMTPRKRRTLVRAAQYWLDAHAAWHRPCRFDVVTVIEDAQGLHLEHLPHAFDFTSAGDPVDCGHTAWQPW, encoded by the coding sequence ATGCTGAAGCCCCCCGCGCAGGCCGCCACCTCCGCGGCACAGGCCAGGGCGGCACTGGGACAGCGGGGGGAAGCGGCAGCCGCAGCCCTGCTGCAACGCCGGGGCTATGTGCTGCTGGACCAAAACTGGCGGCAGGGCCGGCTGGAACTGGACATTGTCTGCCGTGACGGCGACACCCTTGTTTTCGTGGAAGTAAAAAGCCGCCGTGCCCATACGCAGGCCGGCCCGGCGGACGCCATGACCCCGCGCAAGCGGCGGACCCTTGTGCGGGCGGCCCAGTACTGGCTGGATGCGCATGCGGCCTGGCACCGCCCCTGCCGTTTTGATGTGGTCACGGTCATTGAAGACGCCCAGGGCCTGCATCTGGAGCATCTGCCCCATGCCTTTGACTTCACAAGCGCCGGGGACCCTGTGGATTGTGGCCACACCGCTTGGCAACCCTGGTGA
- the rsmI gene encoding 16S rRNA (cytidine(1402)-2'-O)-methyltransferase, producing MPLTSQAPGTLWIVATPLGNPGDLSPRARHIVSTADVLLSEDTRRTGQLLARCGITARRLMSFHDRNEAERQDEVLRLLHDGQQLALVSDAGTPLVADPGYRLVRACRAQGIRVSPVPGPSAPVTALSAAGIPPLPFTFLGFLPRDDAGRRQLFTAFARTPGSLVFFERKDRLPASLAVAAAVLGPREAAVCRELTKTHEEFILFRLEDHQRLSHELLGEITVIIGPPEQQERAAEDEARTCLRRLAAGHPSARSKELARLAQPELPGWSVKELYELLTRDDS from the coding sequence ATGCCTTTGACTTCACAAGCGCCGGGGACCCTGTGGATTGTGGCCACACCGCTTGGCAACCCTGGTGACCTGTCGCCACGCGCCCGCCACATCGTGAGCACGGCAGACGTGCTGCTGTCCGAAGATACGCGGCGAACCGGCCAGCTGCTGGCCCGCTGCGGCATCACGGCCCGCCGCCTCATGAGCTTCCACGACCGCAACGAGGCCGAACGCCAGGACGAGGTGCTGCGCCTGCTGCACGACGGGCAGCAGCTGGCCCTGGTATCGGATGCGGGGACGCCCCTGGTGGCAGACCCGGGCTATCGTCTGGTGCGGGCCTGCCGGGCGCAGGGCATCCGCGTTTCGCCCGTGCCCGGTCCGTCCGCACCGGTAACGGCCCTCAGCGCAGCGGGTATCCCGCCGCTGCCCTTTACCTTTCTGGGCTTCCTGCCCCGTGATGATGCCGGCCGGCGGCAGCTGTTCACGGCCTTTGCGCGCACGCCCGGCTCGCTGGTTTTCTTTGAGCGCAAGGACCGACTCCCGGCCAGCCTGGCCGTGGCCGCCGCCGTTCTCGGCCCGCGCGAGGCGGCCGTATGCCGTGAATTGACCAAGACGCACGAGGAATTTATACTCTTCCGCCTGGAAGACCATCAGCGCCTGTCCCACGAGCTGCTGGGCGAGATCACCGTCATCATCGGGCCGCCGGAACAGCAGGAGCGTGCCGCGGAAGACGAGGCCCGGACCTGCCTGCGGCGGCTGGCGGCCGGTCATCCCTCCGCGCGCTCCAAGGAACTGGCCCGTCTGGCCCAGCCGGAACTGCCGGGCTGGAGCGTCAAGGAACTGTACGAACTGCTGACCCGCGACGACAGCTGA
- a CDS encoding PTS system mannose/fructose/sorbose family transporter subunit IID, giving the protein MLPTRIALRCLLRTFCVNAAVTARGMQLTGQLYALQPGLRHLYPDQTQRAEAVSRYLVHSNTHPYMLPFYVGAVLGLENLIAAGTLPASAVANVRKTLSTTLSAIGDGFFEGALLPCWTLLTVVLLLAHLVTPALVLLGATLLMLLAFRCATFFYALRNGITALAGLKRLNLINWSRRIKMVNALLIAVIFWQLAPHEARLAPWNYGIISLLALLGAAWVVGRWRLPRIVLWLGMLGLLIFMDERLLGV; this is encoded by the coding sequence ATGCTGCCCACACGAATTGCCCTGCGCTGCCTTCTCCGCACCTTCTGCGTCAATGCGGCGGTGACGGCGCGCGGCATGCAGCTGACAGGGCAGCTCTATGCGCTGCAACCGGGGCTGCGGCATCTCTACCCGGACCAGACGCAGCGGGCCGAGGCCGTGTCCCGTTATCTGGTGCACAGCAACACGCATCCGTACATGCTGCCCTTCTATGTGGGCGCCGTGCTGGGGCTGGAAAATCTCATTGCCGCCGGCACGCTGCCCGCCTCGGCGGTGGCCAATGTGCGCAAGACCCTGAGCACCACGCTTTCGGCCATTGGCGACGGCTTTTTCGAGGGGGCGCTGCTGCCCTGCTGGACCCTGCTCACGGTGGTTCTGCTGCTGGCCCATCTCGTCACGCCGGCCCTGGTGCTGCTGGGGGCCACCCTGCTCATGCTGCTGGCCTTTCGCTGTGCTACCTTTTTCTATGCCTTGCGCAACGGCATCACGGCGCTGGCCGGGCTGAAGCGCCTGAATCTCATCAACTGGTCCCGGCGCATCAAGATGGTCAATGCCCTGCTCATTGCCGTCATCTTCTGGCAGCTGGCCCCGCATGAAGCCCGCCTGGCCCCCTGGAACTACGGGATCATCAGCCTGCTGGCGCTGCTGGGGGCCGCCTGGGTGGTGGGGCGCTGGCGCCTGCCGCGCATAGTGCTGTGGCTGGGTATGCTTGGCCTGCTGATTTTCATGGACGAACGCCTGCTGGGCGTGTAA
- a CDS encoding ribonuclease HII has translation MLLPGTLPAPVLPPAACAGIDEAGRGCLAGPVVAAAVILPEHYDLPGLADSKTLSARQREQLAPRIRRHALAWGLGMVWPRRIDAINILQATFEAMSRAVATLGPHCGQGRQAPEALHLLVDGNKTIPPQVLRHALAGRRQLPAQRAVVDGDRLIPAISAASILAKTCRDQLMTVLDRRWPGYDLARHKGYGTAAHYAALRRLGPCPLHRLTFRGVCADTPDAAPAACQGELL, from the coding sequence ATGCTGCTGCCCGGAACCCTTCCGGCCCCGGTCCTGCCGCCCGCTGCCTGTGCGGGCATTGACGAGGCCGGGCGAGGCTGTCTGGCCGGGCCGGTGGTGGCGGCAGCCGTCATTCTGCCGGAACACTATGATCTGCCGGGTCTCGCGGACTCCAAAACGCTCAGCGCCCGGCAGCGGGAACAGCTGGCCCCGCGCATCCGCCGGCATGCTCTGGCCTGGGGCCTGGGCATGGTCTGGCCGCGCCGCATTGATGCCATCAACATTCTGCAGGCCACCTTCGAGGCCATGAGCCGGGCCGTGGCCACCCTGGGACCCCACTGCGGGCAGGGCCGGCAGGCGCCGGAAGCGCTGCACCTGCTGGTGGACGGCAACAAGACCATTCCTCCGCAGGTCCTCCGGCACGCCCTTGCCGGCCGCCGCCAACTCCCGGCGCAACGGGCCGTGGTGGACGGCGACCGCCTGATACCGGCCATTTCCGCCGCGTCCATCCTGGCCAAGACCTGCCGGGATCAGCTCATGACGGTTCTGGACAGGCGCTGGCCCGGCTATGATCTGGCCCGGCACAAGGGCTACGGCACGGCGGCCCATTATGCGGCCCTGCGGCGTCTAGGGCCGTGCCCGCTGCACCGGCTGACCTTTCGCGGCGTCTGTGCCGACACGCCGGATGCCGCCCCGGCAGCCTGTCAGGGGGAGCTGCTGTGA
- a CDS encoding 4'-phosphopantetheinyl transferase family protein — MSSIPSVFLALAPLPADDQQLALLTSRLCARLTPLLADAQLCHLHRFRHASDRCARWLARALLLELLCARNLPADRLRALSHNAAGAPVLPGFVLSFSYTPRAVFCALGSQAAGMHCLGMDAEWLLSPAPHVSAFSRQECRHAAGYGAERDRRRRWTIKEALLKARGTGLTLPPDQVDSGRAGQRRGHTGTGWQGPALCWRSVPLPEHWLSLAAPRPFHLVTPQHAPWPY; from the coding sequence ATGTCATCCATCCCGTCCGTCTTCCTTGCTCTGGCCCCCCTGCCCGCTGACGACCAGCAGCTCGCCCTGCTGACCAGCCGTCTTTGCGCACGGCTGACCCCGCTGCTGGCCGATGCGCAGCTGTGCCACCTGCACCGCTTCCGCCATGCCTCCGATCGCTGTGCCCGCTGGCTGGCCCGTGCCCTGCTGCTGGAGCTGCTGTGTGCCCGGAATCTGCCGGCGGACCGTCTGCGCGCCCTTTCCCACAATGCGGCCGGGGCGCCTGTGCTGCCCGGCTTTGTCCTGTCCTTCAGCTATACTCCCCGCGCCGTCTTCTGCGCCCTGGGCAGCCAGGCCGCGGGCATGCACTGCCTGGGCATGGATGCGGAATGGCTGCTGTCGCCGGCGCCGCATGTGTCCGCCTTTTCCCGGCAGGAGTGCAGGCATGCCGCCGGATACGGGGCGGAGCGCGACCGCCGGCGTCGCTGGACCATCAAGGAAGCCCTGCTCAAGGCCAGGGGCACCGGTCTCACGCTGCCGCCGGACCAGGTGGACAGCGGACGCGCCGGGCAGCGCCGCGGCCATACCGGTACCGGCTGGCAGGGACCGGCCCTCTGCTGGCGCTCCGTGCCCCTGCCGGAACACTGGCTGAGCCTGGCGGCGCCGCGACCCTTTCATCTGGTAACGCCGCAGCATGCCCCTTGGCCGTACTGA
- the ptsP gene encoding phosphoenolpyruvate--protein phosphotransferase, with protein sequence MPRALLFGTPVSPGIAIGMLRFKYSARMIERRRLTSGEVPKEQSMLRDAADSVREDLREAMDKVPDDLAEYREVIAAQIELARDPKLLDKAQSAIEKELICASWALEKTVEELCDIFRKMDNPYLRDRAQDIRAVGLRIRACLAGSDVDDDHPAILAAEDLSPADVMETDFKSVQAIVTAEGGPTSHTAILSRGLHIPALVGVTGLLHTALHGERVIVDGLKGCILLEPDEEDIARYKNRRNDYLAWEQRTRQEAHWPAELRDGMRVSVQANLERPEEAADLQASGAEGVGLYRTEFSFLRDTLPDEESLLAEYSAVARRIAPERVVFRTLDCGADKMLRAQEALREPNPALGLRGIRFCLRHQDIFRTQLRALMRAGVWGNAAIMLPMISSVDEILAVRRIMQELHQQMQAAGIPHADSLPLGIMVETPAAVLIADTLACECDFFSIGTNDLIHYLIAIDRNNVHVAHLAEALHPAVVRSLKRVIDSAHREGIGVSVCGELAADPYGLAILLGMGIDTVSASPRFVPGMKHMIRRMDAAFCEELAHSVLGSADVSVSQRILRERLQAVLGSELAFHTTSILTDSRP encoded by the coding sequence ATGCCCCGCGCCCTGCTTTTCGGAACCCCAGTCTCGCCCGGCATTGCCATCGGCATGCTGCGCTTCAAATATTCCGCCCGCATGATCGAGCGGCGTCGTCTCACGTCCGGCGAAGTGCCCAAGGAACAGTCCATGCTGCGCGACGCGGCCGACAGCGTGCGTGAAGACCTGCGCGAGGCCATGGACAAGGTTCCCGATGACCTGGCCGAATATCGCGAGGTCATTGCCGCCCAGATTGAACTGGCCCGCGATCCCAAGCTGCTGGACAAGGCCCAGAGCGCCATCGAAAAGGAGCTGATCTGTGCCTCCTGGGCGCTGGAAAAGACCGTGGAAGAGCTGTGCGACATCTTCCGCAAGATGGACAATCCCTACCTGCGGGATCGCGCCCAGGACATCCGCGCCGTGGGCCTGCGCATACGGGCCTGCCTGGCCGGCTCCGACGTGGACGACGATCACCCTGCCATCCTGGCCGCCGAAGACCTCTCGCCGGCCGATGTCATGGAAACGGACTTCAAGAGCGTGCAGGCCATTGTGACGGCCGAGGGCGGCCCCACCTCCCACACGGCCATCCTGTCGCGCGGGCTGCACATTCCCGCCCTGGTGGGCGTGACGGGCCTGCTGCATACGGCCCTGCACGGCGAACGGGTCATTGTGGACGGCCTCAAGGGCTGTATCCTTCTTGAGCCGGACGAGGAAGACATTGCCCGCTACAAGAACCGGCGCAATGACTACCTGGCCTGGGAACAGCGCACCCGCCAGGAAGCCCACTGGCCCGCCGAACTGCGGGACGGCATGCGCGTTTCCGTGCAGGCCAATCTGGAACGGCCGGAAGAAGCCGCCGACCTCCAGGCCAGCGGGGCCGAGGGCGTGGGCCTGTACCGCACGGAATTTTCCTTTCTGCGGGATACCCTGCCGGACGAGGAAAGCCTGCTGGCCGAATACAGCGCCGTGGCCCGCCGCATCGCTCCGGAACGGGTGGTCTTCCGCACCCTGGACTGCGGTGCGGACAAGATGCTGCGCGCGCAGGAGGCCCTGCGCGAACCCAATCCCGCCCTGGGGCTGCGCGGCATCCGCTTCTGCCTGCGCCATCAGGATATTTTCCGCACCCAGCTGCGGGCGCTCATGCGAGCCGGCGTCTGGGGCAATGCGGCCATCATGCTGCCCATGATTTCCAGCGTGGATGAAATCCTGGCCGTGCGCCGCATCATGCAGGAGCTGCATCAGCAGATGCAGGCCGCTGGCATTCCCCATGCCGACAGCCTGCCGCTGGGCATCATGGTGGAAACCCCCGCCGCCGTGCTCATTGCCGATACCCTGGCCTGCGAATGCGACTTTTTCAGCATCGGCACCAATGACCTCATCCACTACCTCATTGCCATTGACCGCAACAACGTGCACGTGGCCCACCTGGCCGAGGCCCTGCATCCGGCCGTGGTGCGCTCGCTCAAGCGCGTCATCGACTCGGCACACCGCGAGGGCATCGGGGTTTCCGTCTGCGGCGAACTGGCCGCCGATCCCTACGGTCTGGCCATTCTGCTGGGCATGGGCATTGACACGGTTTCCGCGTCGCCCCGTTTTGTTCCCGGCATGAAGCACATGATCCGCCGCATGGACGCGGCCTTCTGCGAAGAACTGGCCCACAGCGTCCTGGGCAGTGCGGATGTTTCCGTTTCCCAGCGCATCCTGCGCGAACGCCTCCAGGCCGTGCTCGGCAGCGAGCTGGCCTTTCACACCACCAGTATTCTCACCGACAGCCGCCCATGA